CATCCTCTGCCTCAACGCCCTTTTGTTCGGTACTCCACACGAACTTTCTCTGCGGCGATGGCGCTAGCAAATAGTTCACTGCGCCGCCGATGAGCTCGCTCGCCCGCGACTCCATGCTCTTCGTGTCGGACGCGGCACCGCAACCACCGCCTACTGTTGTCGCCGAAGCACTCTAGTGTAACAATGTGTGTTATGGGTAGCTATTAAGCCTTAATTATATTCCCTGCAAGCAACCAGACAAAATGCACTCATGACCACATACAATGCAAGCAACCAAACGCGATGCGTAGAGGCATCGTTACGATGCAGGGAGAAgacatgcaggcaaccaaactaAGTGCAGATGTTGGTTTTTTGCCTACATTTACTCAGCCAGGCCGGGCGATGCAGGTAACCAAGCGCGCCCTTTACCTCTATAAAATTGGCTCAGGCGAGCAGGTTTTTTCAGTTGGCTGAGGATTAGCAAAACCGATTTTTTAAATAAGAAAAACTAAGACAGAAAACTTGTGAGTTTCATGACCTTGCCAGCAAACTCATATGGTACTATTACATGAGAACCGGGTAATAGTTAATGACGAGGTTCGTCAACAGAAAGAAGAGGATGAAGTGCATGACAAGTTGACGACCAAAAAACCTACACAACCATCAACCTTGCATTTTGAAAGAAGTAACTGGTATACGAGTACTGGTCACACTTGCTGCTCCACTGGCGCGACCACATCGTCCTCCTCGTCCTGGGGCTTGACGTACTTGTACCAGCTGGCCCAGTAGAGATAGTTGAGGAAGTTGATGAAGCTGAGCACGGCGAGCAGCCAGAAGAAGAGGTCGAGGTGGTTCCGGTTGATGTTGTTGCCGTTAAGCCAGCCGCCGCTCAGCGTGTGCTTCTTGGTGGCCGCGTTCACCGCCTTGACGATGATGGTGCTGAAGTAGTACCCCAGCGACATGGATGCCCACAGGAACGCCGACGACATGGACTTGAGCGCGGGCGGCGCCTGCGAGTAGAAGAACTCGAGCAGGCCGATGTAGGTGAACATGTCGGCGATGCCGAACACGCCGTACTGCGGGGCCAGCCAGAAGACGGACATGGGCAGCGGCTGCAGCATCGGGAACGCGTCCAGCATGCCGTGCCGGACGGCCACCTTCTTGCGGTGCATCTCCACGACGGCGGCGATGCACATGGAGACGACGGAGAGCACGAGGCCGACGCCGACGCGCTGCAGGTAGGGGATGCCGTTGGGGTGGCCCGTGATGCCGCGGGCGAAGGGCACGAAGAGGCGTTCGTAGATGGGCACGGCGAAGATGAGCATGGTCAGCGGTATGATGGGGAGCGTCGCCGGCTGCATCTGGAAGTCTCCGACCCACGTGTTCATGGTGGAGCCCTGCTGGATGGAGAAGGTCTGGAACTGGGCCAGGCAGGTGCCCATGATGATGGCGctgcagaagatgggcaccatgGCCAGCACCGTCTTGGCGTGCTCCACGTGCGTCACCCGGCACTGCCGCCACGGGCTCGGCGCCTCCGCCGTCGGCGCCTGGACGATGGCCGCCCTGTCCAGGAACCTGAATGGCCGGTCCCTGTGGGACACGAACTCCTCCTCAGGAGAAGCTTTGCTTCTGCTGATCTCGTATAACTCGGCAGGGTTCTCAGGGAGCTGCAGATTCCTGTTCCTGATCGCAGCAACGTACACCTGAAAACAGCACGGAAAATACTAACCGTCCACCTCCATGTATGCATGCATGATTAACACGGAAAATAGTCAAGAAGCTAAGCTAAGCTAGCTAGCTAGACAAGGTTGATTGGTTTCCTGACGCACCCGGAAGATTTCGAGAAGCGCGCTGCTGCCCTGCGCCGTGAAGATGCGGTAGCGCGGCATGCCGGCGAGGAAGGCGATGAGGGCGAGACCCATGACGCCCGTGGCGGCGCCGAACCCCTTGTCCCAGCCCTTGACGTTCTGGATCCACACGAACACCGTGACGCTGACGGCTCCGCCGATGCACAAGCTGAGCAGCAGCCAGTTGAAGAAGCTGGACATCTGGCGCCTCTCCCTGGGGTGCTTCGCCTCGAACTGGTCGGCGCAGTGCGCCGGCAGCGCCGCCTTGATGCCCGCCGACCCGATCGCCACCAGGTACAGCCCGACGTAGAGCCGCGTCTCGCTGTGGCCGCCCACCCTCTCGCACGTCGGCTCCGGCCATTTGCACCCTTCCGGTAGTAGCTTCGGGGAGTGAGCTTGCAGCGTCATCAGCAGGAGCCCCTGCATGTACACCGGAGAGGATCAACGACCAGCTGCAACGCAACCAAGTGAAAGAAAGGAAAGATTCTTACAATGAGCTCCACCACGGAGGATATGATCACGGTCTGGTACCGGCCCACAAAGGTGTCGGCAAAGACGGTGATGAGCACCGCGATCATGTAGCTCGTGCCCATGTAGTCGGTCAGCAGGTTGGAGGCATCGGCCAGGTTGATGTGCATGACCAACATGAAGTACATGATAAGGTTCACGGCTAGAGACAGAGACGCCAGGTTCTCCAGCCCAAAGTTCACTGCAACAACAAACAAACCCAGGACAGTTTCATATTACTAGATTAGCAAGGTTGGCTTCATTTCTGCTGAATTCATGCTCCGGCAAATTCATTCAAAAGTCTGAACTGATGGAGAGAGATTTCTAGTGTTCATTAGATTATTAAAACACCATGTTGCTTCTTAATTTGTTAGTAGTCAAATACAACTTATCCATTAACTACTCGCAAAACAAAACTTATCCATTAACTGTATGGGTGAGATCATAAAATACTAATCCTTGCATGTTTTTAGCGAGAATATAAATGTTTTCCTATTGGTTAAGCCAACTCTATATGTATTTTACCTTTCATACCATGTTACCATCTAGTAATGTATGGGTTGCTAAAAACAATAGCACAGTAACAAGCATAGGTGCACAAAGAAATAAATTTCGGAAAAAAGTTGACAAAATAGTAAAATCCTGAAGGCAAATCTAGTTTATGTACAACGTAAACTGATCGTGATTAGAAAATACCAAGAATGAAGAAAGAATTGGCAACACCACCATGGCGCCCCCGCACAGCAGGCCTTCCCCTCCAATTAACCTTCCCTTCAATGACTTCGTATTGTTTTCCTCCAACGACTTCATGTGTTTCCACCTACGGATCATTTATGTGAATAACAAAGTCACTTCTCATGCCCATGGGCACGGAGTAGTAGCTATTTGATGAACATGTAAGTTACCTTGCCATTGGTTTCAGTTGCTTTGCCATCCTCCTTGTATTCCTATTAATTTTTGTTAGCAAGTAAGAGATGTCGATATGAGAAATAAACACATAAGCTGAGAACAAAGTGGGAGATTATTCATGAATTAGTGTCTACTTTTTTTTTTAAGAAAGGGGTTGCCCCCCGCCCCATTTTTTTTAAAACGGAGCAAACCAAAGCCACGACAGTTTACAGTGCTCAGGCCACGCCAGAGTAGCTAAGCCAGAAAATTTAAAATCCCATGTGGTGTCTATTATATAGTTAAATTAAGTGACATGAATTTCAATTATCTGTTGATGCCCATACAATTACAATTTATACACGGTAGTTTATACCTTATTCTTGGTAAAACGGCCACTATATGCACGTTTTTACGATATATGGCATGATAAGCATGAACCGTTTCAAAAGTAAATAAAAGAGATGAAAGAAAGGAGAGAAGATGGGGTGAACCAAGGAAGATACCATGGATTCTAATTTGCCGGTGGCTTCGGTTACCTTGCTCGTCTCCTCGTTTTCCTATCAACAAGAAAATCACACGGCAGTGAGAACGTTGGCACGCACGCACCGAAAATGAAGTTGGAACAAGAAAGAAAATGAGCTAGTACCATTTTGGCCAAGAGGCGAGCTATGATCTCAGGTGGACGAGAGGCAGGGGGTGCAGTTGCCAAGCAATATAAAGCATCCTCAACTCATGGGAATGGGTCTCCCATGCATTCATTCCTACATAAGATTAAATTTACGGTCTCTTCTTGTCGCAACCGTTATCAGCGGCGACGTCCACTAGATGTGGGCTTCTTGTAACTCACTGATACAGCCAGGTCACAGTTGTCAGGTACTGGGCCGGAGTGTAGCAAAAGCTAAGATCACATAAAAGAATCAGTCGGCTCCTTCTGTTCACCGCCTGCGTAACTTGTAAAATTTTACGGTCATTTTGTAATGCATGCGCACGCTAGGCTCTCCAGGCAAGCGTCCATGGCTGTGTCTTTCATGAGTAGGATATTTTGTTACCGTTCCTCAAGAAGAGGATATCTTGATCCTAGAGAAAATGATATTTTGTTACCGTCTTCTTGTTTTTataacaaacaaacaaaaaaatactCTATGTTTTTGTTCCCTTCTGCGGATCGCACCAGAGGTCAAACCTCAGGATGAACCCTGCATCGCGGATGGAGTCGAAATGACGCAATGCGTGGCATATGCGTTGCGTAAGGGCATTTCCAACGCGACCCTCAAACCTTCCGCAACCATCTGAACCGTAAAAATCATTCAACGCGGTTCTGTATTGATCCGCGGGGTGATCTGGACATGGTTTTTTCTGCAAACCAAAGACAAACGTGGGAAAGTTTGCAGGAGTCCGGATCACTTTCAAGTCCGTTTCTGACCGCCCTGACCCACCAAAAACCTCTCCTCCCTCCCCCGCGTTCTTCCCTCCCGACACCACCCGCCCGCGTTCATGCTGATGTAAAGTGCGTCGCTCCACATTGAAGTCGGctcagagcggacgcgacctctcactgcctccgccattgaagcggcgcggcggccgaggacgccgcccgctgcacgcccggctgaacacgtcTCCTCTCCACATTCAAATGCCACCATTAAACCCGCGTGGGAGCCGAGAAatctactccggccacacgtccgttcatgagcgggccaaCATTGAACGCAACGCCGACcaagctcctcccgtccgcccccTATTTAGACaaggcaagaatcgcacccctccacCGCTTCCCCGTCTCCTTCTTCACCATTTTCTTCACTCTTCTGATGGCTTCCGAAGAGCAGTTCTCTGACATACAAGCCGACTGGGTAGCCCGCAGAGCCCGCTGGATACGAGTGAGGCTTCTCGCTGCTCCACCTCCCTCGCCtagcccgacggagccagttgtcGCGGCCCCAAGCCGgagcgtggttcagcaactcgtcGCTCCAGACCAGCTCGcggaggagtggcgagttgcttcATGCCGGCACGGCAACACGGGCATCGCCGCATCTAGTGCCTGCGACCGCACCATCCGTCGTCGACGCACACGTAGTCGCGTCATGCACGCAGAGAAAGAAGCCGGTTGCGCGAATGTCGACGAGGTGGCAGCCCGCACGTCCGCGCCCGCCGCCATAATCAAGGAGAAGTAggacacgggaggccgccgccgcttgtaTCACATGGAGGCCACCGCCGGAACCTGGCCGGTTCTCCTTTATCATAGACCATCCTGGGCACCAGCCTGAACTCCACGGAAGCACCCTTCCCCTCCGGCTGAAGCACCCTCTTTGCTACTCCAATGAGCAGCGTAGCGAGACATAGGGAAGATACGGGAGAAAAATATATCTCCGGGGCTCTCGACAGTCCGGTTAGCGGGCTGTCGGACATGGGGAAGACAAGTCGCGGCAGGCTGTAGACTAATGTAGTGTATCCGTGTCGTGGGAGTGAAGCTCCGCGCGACCGTACGTGCATATAGTTTTTTACCTTTTTAGTTGAAAGTATGTCTAAAATGTAACCGTATTGGTCCGGTTTGTATGAAATctgtcatgtttatatgaaatccaaCTTTATTTGCACGAATTTCATTCAGTTTGTTGAAAAAGAGTTTGAAATATATGCGGTTACGATTGAATGGCATCCTCCCGTATTCATGTCCGCAGACTGGTCCCTTTTCGCCAACGAATGCGGAAGAAAAATTGTGGGTTGCCTTTAAAGATGCCCTAAGAGAGTTGAAATGACGCCATGTGTGGCATATGCACTGCGCGCAGCACTGCAGGAGCTGATGAAACCAAAGAACAGCTCGTTCACAGCTTCGCATGCGGCAGCCCAGTTGCCCGCCAGCAAGTGCCGGCGCCACCACCCAATTCTTCCACATTCCCCACAGAGACGTCAACAATGTTCCTGCCTCCCGCGGAAACAACAAGTCAGGACTCACAAGGGATCAGGAATTCAGATCG
The Aegilops tauschii subsp. strangulata cultivar AL8/78 chromosome 3, Aet v6.0, whole genome shotgun sequence genome window above contains:
- the LOC109782425 gene encoding protein NRT1/ PTR FAMILY 4.3-like, which produces MYFMLVMHINLADASNLLTDYMGTSYMIAVLITVFADTFVGRYQTVIISSVVELIGLLLMTLQAHSPKLLPEGCKWPEPTCERVGGHSETRLYVGLYLVAIGSAGIKAALPAHCADQFEAKHPRERRQMSSFFNWLLLSLCIGGAVSVTVFVWIQNVKGWDKGFGAATGVMGLALIAFLAGMPRYRIFTAQGSSALLEIFRVYVAAIRNRNLQLPENPAELYEISRSKASPEEEFVSHRDRPFRFLDRAAIVQAPTAEAPSPWRQCRVTHVEHAKTVLAMVPIFCSAIIMGTCLAQFQTFSIQQGSTMNTWVGDFQMQPATLPIIPLTMLIFAVPIYERLFVPFARGITGHPNGIPYLQRVGVGLVLSVVSMCIAAVVEMHRKKVAVRHGMLDAFPMLQPLPMSVFWLAPQYGVFGIADMFTYIGLLEFFYSQAPPALKSMSSAFLWASMSLGYYFSTIIVKAVNAATKKHTLSGGWLNGNNINRNHLDLFFWLLAVLSFINFLNYLYWASWYKYVKPQDEEDDVVAPVEQQV